The following are encoded in a window of Microcoleus sp. FACHB-831 genomic DNA:
- a CDS encoding TerC family protein, translated as MLDQILNSPFNIGIEATVVLLVLIALEAVLSADNAIALAAIAQGLEDPALQRRALNIGLLFAYILRITLILTATWVVQFWQFELLGALYLLWLVFQYFTSQDGEDNEHRGPRFASLWHAIPMIAITDVAFSLDSVTTAIAVSKETWLVLTGGTIGVITLRFMAGLFIRWLDEFVHLEDAGYITVALVGLRLLVRAINPDMVPPEWVMVSCIAVIFAWGFSQRTITDEQSVEIETQSVGESVDSQTKEVQKR; from the coding sequence ATGCTAGACCAAATCCTAAACTCTCCGTTCAATATCGGAATTGAAGCTACGGTTGTACTGCTTGTCCTCATTGCGTTAGAGGCGGTACTGTCTGCGGATAACGCGATCGCTCTGGCTGCCATTGCCCAAGGCTTAGAAGACCCCGCGCTCCAGCGTCGCGCTCTCAATATCGGATTGTTATTTGCATATATTTTGCGAATCACTCTGATTTTGACAGCTACCTGGGTGGTTCAGTTTTGGCAGTTCGAGCTATTAGGCGCATTGTATCTGCTGTGGCTGGTGTTCCAATACTTTACCTCCCAGGACGGCGAAGACAACGAACATCGCGGCCCCCGTTTTGCTTCGCTATGGCACGCAATTCCGATGATTGCGATTACGGATGTGGCCTTTTCCCTCGATAGCGTCACAACGGCGATCGCTGTCTCTAAGGAAACCTGGCTCGTCCTCACTGGCGGCACGATTGGTGTTATCACCTTGCGATTCATGGCAGGATTGTTCATCCGCTGGCTAGATGAATTTGTCCATCTTGAAGACGCTGGCTATATTACGGTTGCTCTTGTGGGATTGCGGCTCTTAGTAAGAGCGATTAACCCCGACATGGTACCTCCAGAATGGGTGATGGTCTCCTGTATTGCTGTGATATTTGCTTGGGGATTTTCCCAGCGCACCATTACTGACGAGCAAAGTGTTGAAATTGAGACTCAGAGCGTAGGCGAATCGGTAGACAGCCAGACAAAAGAAGTGCAAAAGCGGTAA
- the psaM gene encoding photosystem I reaction center subunit XII, protein MSLSDTQIYIALVVALIPGICAFRLATELYK, encoded by the coding sequence ATGTCTCTATCAGATACCCAAATCTATATTGCTTTAGTTGTCGCGCTGATTCCTGGCATCTGTGCCTTCCGGCTGGCGACTGAACTGTACAAGTAA
- a CDS encoding tetratricopeptide repeat protein has product MNVRAFNSKHHTRLQQGSPVPSTENEDLQRLLAKSANSPKESELILRQQAKAKAQSGDYTGAIAILTTLIDRNPTSAAEYNNRGLIYFQSGQMDQAIADYNTALQLNPQLESVYNNRANYYAAIGQLKEAIADYEMALDLNPGHIRAWINQGITFREMGQYERAIENFDFALRLGQLRGNIYAERGRTYHLRGDWNCAIADYQRALTQLAPQGDASRSLRLQVENWMNQMLKPLSA; this is encoded by the coding sequence ATGAACGTTCGCGCTTTCAACAGTAAACACCACACAAGACTTCAACAAGGCTCACCAGTTCCCTCGACCGAAAACGAGGATCTCCAGCGTCTGCTAGCCAAATCAGCCAACAGTCCCAAAGAGTCCGAGCTAATCCTGCGCCAGCAAGCAAAGGCAAAAGCCCAAAGCGGTGATTATACTGGCGCGATCGCTATCCTCACGACTCTGATTGACCGCAACCCCACGAGTGCAGCGGAATACAACAACAGGGGGCTAATTTATTTCCAGAGCGGTCAGATGGACCAAGCGATCGCCGACTACAACACGGCGCTACAGCTAAATCCTCAATTGGAAAGCGTTTACAACAACCGAGCCAATTACTACGCCGCAATTGGGCAACTAAAAGAAGCGATCGCCGACTATGAAATGGCTCTTGACCTGAATCCCGGCCACATTCGCGCCTGGATCAACCAGGGAATAACATTTCGGGAAATGGGGCAGTACGAGCGGGCTATTGAGAACTTTGACTTTGCCCTGCGACTGGGACAGTTGCGAGGCAACATTTATGCCGAACGGGGGCGCACCTATCATCTGCGGGGCGACTGGAACTGCGCGATCGCCGATTATCAACGTGCCCTTACTCAGTTAGCGCCTCAAGGCGACGCCTCCCGTTCGCTACGCCTGCAAGTAGAAAACTGGATGAACCAGATGTTAAAACCACTGAGCGCCTGA
- a CDS encoding glutathione S-transferase family protein, with product MLKLYGGAFSRASIVKWYLEEIGVPYEFVMLDMQAGAHLQPDFLAINPIGKVPAIVDGDFKLWESGAILVYLAQKYGKMPASPEEQAVIIQWVLFGNATLAQGIFVEANRAKELPKLMKPLNDIFERQPFLLGNEFSVADVAVGSILGYIPMMLKLDLSEYPAVVDYIKRMGERPAFQKSIAARG from the coding sequence ATGTTGAAACTGTATGGCGGCGCTTTTAGTCGCGCTTCAATTGTCAAGTGGTATCTCGAAGAAATCGGCGTTCCCTACGAATTTGTGATGCTGGATATGCAGGCGGGCGCTCACTTGCAACCAGATTTTCTGGCAATTAACCCGATAGGCAAAGTCCCTGCTATTGTCGATGGGGATTTCAAGCTTTGGGAATCGGGGGCGATTTTGGTGTATTTAGCCCAAAAGTACGGTAAGATGCCAGCCTCCCCAGAGGAGCAAGCGGTCATTATCCAATGGGTGCTATTTGGCAATGCTACATTGGCGCAAGGGATTTTTGTAGAGGCTAATCGGGCCAAAGAACTACCCAAATTGATGAAACCGCTGAATGACATATTTGAGCGGCAACCGTTCTTACTGGGAAATGAGTTCAGCGTGGCTGATGTAGCGGTTGGGTCAATTCTGGGTTACATCCCCATGATGTTGAAGCTTGACTTGAGCGAGTACCCAGCTGTTGTGGACTATATCAAGCGTATGGGGGAGCGTCCTGCTTTTCAGAAATCAATTGCCGCACGCGGTTAA
- a CDS encoding photosystem II reaction center protein K yields the protein MEAALLLAKLPEAYAAFDPLIDVLPIIPVFFLLLAFVWQAAVGFR from the coding sequence ATGGAAGCTGCACTCCTGTTGGCAAAACTCCCCGAAGCTTACGCCGCCTTTGACCCCCTCATCGACGTTCTTCCAATTATTCCTGTATTCTTCTTGCTGCTAGCCTTCGTTTGGCAAGCAGCCGTCGGTTTCCGCTAA
- a CDS encoding YidH family protein → MSLLFNFTKVDAEKPRKVNQSRVREHLANERTYLAWMRTAIALMGFGVVIVRLRAFQPPLVPRPGNGWMLGLIFSLVGLVTVLLSTWHYFVARRDIDEDTYEPADRWVILFSLAVILLGTGVIYFVFTAPLSPTSPLVPE, encoded by the coding sequence ATGAGTTTACTGTTCAACTTCACCAAAGTAGATGCAGAGAAGCCAAGGAAAGTGAATCAGTCGCGGGTGCGGGAACATTTGGCAAATGAGCGTACCTATTTGGCATGGATGCGGACTGCGATCGCCCTCATGGGTTTTGGCGTCGTCATCGTGCGCCTTCGCGCTTTTCAGCCACCCCTTGTACCTCGTCCCGGCAATGGCTGGATGTTGGGTTTAATTTTCTCTTTAGTTGGCCTAGTGACGGTGTTGCTATCAACCTGGCACTACTTTGTCGCCCGACGCGACATCGACGAGGATACTTATGAACCAGCAGACCGCTGGGTGATCCTGTTCAGCCTTGCGGTAATACTCTTGGGAACTGGGGTGATCTACTTTGTCTTTACAGCCCCCCTTAGCCCAACGAGTCCTCTTGTGCCTGAATAA
- a CDS encoding sulfate ABC transporter substrate-binding protein, with product MTIQNSKSSPTSATPYKIPKALQGIRQWCQQSIRSWSNGRSLWRFVPLFLVGVGLSMAIAACGSNANSASKGGDVKLSLVSYSVTQAAYEQIVPKFVEKWQKEHNQNVTIEQSYGGSGSQARAVIDGSQEADIVHLSLALDTHKIEKAGLIEPGWERKSPRGGIVTRSVVAIVTRPGNPKGINTWEDLTKDGLSIITANPKTSGIAIWNFLALWGSVTQKGGDEAQAREFATKVYKNVPVLTNNARQASDIFFKQGKGDVLLNYEDEVILAQQNGEKLPSVVPEVNISIDNPVALVDKNVDKHGTRQIAQAFVDFLYTTEAQQEFAKLGYRPVNPSVAAEVANNYPQLQTLFTVQDLGGWDDIQKKFFAEGAIFDQIQVAGKI from the coding sequence ATGACAATTCAAAATTCAAAATCCTCTCCGACAAGCGCTACACCCTACAAAATTCCAAAAGCTTTGCAGGGTATTAGACAGTGGTGCCAACAATCGATAAGAAGTTGGTCGAACGGACGTTCTCTATGGCGCTTCGTGCCCCTGTTTTTGGTAGGAGTTGGCCTAAGCATGGCGATCGCTGCCTGTGGTAGCAACGCTAACTCAGCTTCTAAAGGTGGTGACGTAAAGCTATCTCTCGTCTCCTATTCGGTTACTCAAGCAGCTTACGAGCAAATCGTACCGAAATTTGTAGAAAAGTGGCAGAAAGAACATAATCAAAACGTCACTATCGAGCAGAGTTATGGCGGATCTGGTTCCCAAGCTCGTGCTGTCATTGATGGCTCGCAAGAAGCAGATATCGTCCATCTCTCACTTGCCCTTGACACCCATAAAATTGAAAAAGCAGGTTTAATTGAACCCGGTTGGGAAAGAAAATCTCCCAGAGGTGGCATTGTTACCCGTTCCGTCGTCGCTATTGTTACCCGCCCTGGCAACCCGAAAGGCATCAACACTTGGGAAGACTTGACAAAAGATGGCCTGAGTATCATTACAGCTAACCCCAAAACATCTGGTATTGCTATTTGGAATTTCCTGGCTTTGTGGGGTTCTGTGACGCAAAAAGGGGGCGATGAAGCTCAAGCGCGGGAGTTTGCAACCAAAGTCTATAAAAACGTCCCCGTGCTAACCAACAATGCGCGTCAGGCTAGCGATATATTTTTTAAGCAAGGAAAGGGAGATGTCTTACTCAACTACGAAGACGAGGTAATTTTGGCTCAGCAGAATGGTGAGAAACTACCTTCTGTGGTACCCGAAGTTAACATTTCGATCGACAACCCTGTCGCTCTTGTAGACAAAAACGTTGATAAACACGGCACCAGACAAATTGCACAAGCATTTGTCGATTTTCTTTACACAACTGAAGCCCAACAAGAATTTGCGAAGTTAGGATATCGTCCCGTTAATCCTAGCGTGGCAGCAGAAGTTGCTAATAATTATCCCCAACTCCAAACTCTCTTCACCGTTCAAGATTTGGGGGGTTGGGATGATATCCAGAAGAAGTTCTTTGCCGAGGGGGCAATTTTCGATCAAATTCAGGTTGCTGGCAAGATATGA